In the genome of Opitutia bacterium KCR 482, one region contains:
- the uvrB gene encoding excinuclease ABC subunit UvrB produces the protein MEGLFKLSSKYAPSGDQPKAIDALCKSIESGSKYSTLVGVTGSGKTFTMANVIAKMNRPALIISHNKTLSAQLYSEFKEFFPENAVEYFVSYYDYYQPEAYIPQTDTYIEKDSSINDDIEKLRISTASSLVSRRDVIVVATVSCIYGLGSPEDFRKMMVPLRKGLEISRESLAERMIDIRYSRNDTSFERGVFRVRGDVIDIYPAYLDTALRVEFFGDEIDSLKKIDPLTGENLGRLDRFDLYPATGFVTPKDAVEAAAVSIRAELEERVAQLERENKLLEAQRIKMRTEQDLDLLAETGFCTGIENYSRHLAGRPAGSRPWCLLDFFPKDTLLFLDESHVTYPQIRGMFHGDRSRKERLIEYGFRLPSALDNRPLRPEEFDALTGQTIFVSATPAPFELSVSDTVVEQINRPTGLLDPEMIVRPIKGQVEDCTAEIKAAAERGERVFVTTLTKRMSEEITDYLRENGVKVEYLHSDIDAIERVEILRRLRLGESDALVGVNLLREGIDVPEVSLVCILDADKEGFLRSATSLIQTAGRAARHVDGRVILYADNITGSLKTALDTCRRRREEQMRHNAEFGITPQSVSRPIQQPLVKRENKFANVGKKSKSEVARLIDELQQEMLSCADRLDFERAAVLRDQIKFIRENCAK, from the coding sequence ATGGAGGGCCTTTTCAAACTTTCGTCGAAGTACGCACCGTCGGGCGACCAGCCCAAGGCGATTGACGCGCTGTGCAAAAGCATAGAGTCCGGCTCGAAGTACTCGACTCTTGTCGGCGTAACGGGTTCGGGCAAGACTTTCACGATGGCGAACGTAATCGCCAAGATGAACCGACCCGCGCTGATTATCTCGCACAACAAGACGCTTTCAGCGCAGCTCTATTCCGAGTTCAAGGAGTTCTTCCCCGAGAACGCCGTCGAATACTTCGTAAGCTATTACGACTACTACCAGCCCGAAGCCTACATTCCCCAAACCGACACCTACATTGAAAAGGATTCGTCGATAAACGACGACATCGAAAAACTGAGGATTTCCACGGCAAGCTCGCTCGTCTCGCGCCGCGACGTAATCGTGGTTGCGACGGTTTCGTGCATATACGGCTTGGGCTCGCCCGAGGACTTCCGCAAGATGATGGTGCCGCTGCGAAAGGGCTTGGAAATTTCGCGCGAGAGCCTCGCCGAGCGCATGATAGACATTCGGTATTCGCGCAACGACACGTCGTTCGAGCGCGGGGTTTTCAGGGTTCGCGGCGACGTCATCGACATCTACCCCGCGTATCTCGACACCGCGCTCAGGGTAGAATTTTTCGGCGACGAAATAGACTCTCTCAAAAAAATCGACCCCCTCACGGGCGAAAATCTGGGCAGGCTCGACCGCTTCGACCTCTATCCCGCGACGGGTTTCGTAACTCCCAAAGACGCGGTCGAGGCGGCGGCGGTTTCAATCCGCGCCGAGTTGGAGGAGCGCGTTGCGCAGCTTGAGCGCGAGAACAAACTGCTCGAAGCCCAGCGCATAAAAATGCGCACCGAGCAAGACTTGGACTTGCTCGCCGAAACGGGCTTCTGCACGGGCATAGAGAACTACTCGCGCCACTTGGCGGGGCGTCCCGCAGGCTCGCGCCCGTGGTGTCTGCTCGACTTTTTTCCGAAAGACACCCTGCTGTTTCTCGACGAAAGCCATGTAACTTACCCGCAGATTCGCGGCATGTTCCACGGCGACCGCTCGCGCAAGGAGCGGCTCATCGAATACGGCTTCCGCCTCCCCAGCGCGCTCGACAACCGCCCGCTCCGCCCCGAAGAGTTTGATGCCCTAACGGGGCAGACGATTTTCGTCTCCGCAACCCCCGCACCCTTCGAGCTTTCCGTAAGCGACACCGTCGTAGAGCAAATCAACCGCCCGACGGGGCTGCTCGACCCCGAAATGATTGTCCGCCCGATTAAGGGGCAGGTGGAGGACTGCACCGCCGAAATCAAGGCTGCTGCCGAGCGCGGCGAGCGCGTTTTCGTCACAACCCTCACAAAGCGCATGAGTGAGGAAATTACGGACTATCTGCGCGAAAACGGCGTCAAGGTAGAGTACCTGCACAGCGACATCGACGCAATCGAGCGCGTCGAAATTCTGCGGCGTCTGCGCTTGGGAGAGTCGGACGCCCTCGTGGGAGTCAACCTTTTGCGCGAGGGAATCGACGTTCCCGAAGTGTCGCTTGTCTGCATTCTCGACGCCGACAAGGAGGGCTTTTTGCGCAGCGCAACAAGCCTTATCCAGACGGCGGGACGCGCCGCACGCCATGTTGACGGGCGCGTAATCCTCTACGCCGACAACATCACGGGCTCGCTCAAAACCGCCCTCGACACCTGCCGCCGCCGCCGCGAAGAGCAAATGCGCCACAACGCCGAATTCGGCATTACCCCGCAATCGGTCAGCCGCCCGATTCAGCAGCCGCTTGTGAAAAGGGAAAACAAGTTCGCAAACGTCGGCAAAAAATCGAAAAGCGAAGTCGCTCGGCTCATCGACGAGCTTCAACAGGAAATGCTTTCCTGCGCCGACAGGCTCGACTTCGAACGCGCCGCGGTTCTGCGCGACCAAATCAAATTTATCCGCGAGAATTGCGCCAAGTAG
- a CDS encoding HAD family phosphatase, translated as MKKIGAIFDWDGVVVDSCKEHLDSWRMLAKAHGHTIPENFMLDTFGKRNVEIIPDILKWTSDPSEVQKMSDEKEVYYRKIVADRGIPTVEGVREFLAKLRDAGVPCAIGSSTPRENLEQALEKLGLSEYFAAAATMEDVARGKPAPDVFLCAAEKIGVPPRKCVVFEDSEAGIDAAIAARMKSVAVATTHPADFWESRFAGFPDIIIENFTPLSVSDIE; from the coding sequence ATGAAAAAAATTGGAGCGATATTTGACTGGGACGGCGTTGTCGTCGATTCCTGCAAGGAGCATTTGGACAGCTGGCGCATGCTCGCCAAAGCCCACGGACACACAATTCCCGAAAATTTCATGCTCGACACTTTCGGCAAGCGCAATGTCGAAATCATACCCGACATCTTGAAGTGGACTTCCGACCCCTCCGAAGTTCAAAAAATGTCGGACGAAAAGGAGGTCTACTACCGCAAAATCGTTGCCGACCGCGGGATTCCGACTGTCGAGGGCGTCCGCGAATTTCTCGCAAAGCTGCGCGACGCCGGCGTCCCGTGCGCGATAGGCAGCTCGACCCCGCGCGAGAACCTCGAACAGGCTCTCGAAAAGCTCGGTCTTTCCGAATATTTCGCCGCCGCCGCCACAATGGAGGACGTAGCGCGCGGCAAGCCCGCCCCCGACGTTTTCCTCTGCGCCGCCGAGAAAATCGGCGTGCCGCCCCGCAAATGCGTCGTTTTCGAAGACTCCGAGGCGGGCATTGACGCGGCGATTGCCGCCCGCATGAAAAGCGTCGCCGTCGCCACTACGCACCCCGCCGACTTCTGGGAAAGCCGTTTCGCGGGATTCCCCGACATTATTATAGAGAACTTCACGCCGCTTTCGGTGTCGGATATCGAATAA